A stretch of the Hydra vulgaris chromosome 09, alternate assembly HydraT2T_AEP genome encodes the following:
- the LOC136085474 gene encoding iron-sulfur cluster co-chaperone protein HscB-like, translating to MQQRKLSVIIKTLKGSNLPRLWLISPLIRYPQHAVKNSLLAKRDHNTYGCTNSCWNCEFKHDCKLFCPSCEIIQCGECASKSLNFFELLQLRQTFDISVSSLKEYYIKLQTRLHPDKFVKKSSREQSYSTVHSAVINEAHKVLSDPLKRGMYLLELNGYVVDERSVNDNDFISSIFALNFQVEECEDVDELKIILSNIDADIKHDIEDTNIAFINNDFESAKRELIKMRYRRNLKQLIEDKIMKLT from the coding sequence ATGCAACAAAGAAAGCTCTCTGTGATTATCAAAACGTTAAAAGGTTCTAATTTACCACGTTTGTGGCTTATCTCGCCGCTGATACGTTATCCGCAACATGCAGTGAAAAACAGTTTGCTTGCAAAGCGTGATCACAACACATATGGCTGTACAAATAGTTGCTGGAATTGTGAGTTCAAACACGACTGCAAGCTGTTTTGTCCATCTTGTGAGATTATACAATGTGGAGAATGTGCTTCAAAgagtttgaacttttttgaacTTCTTCAACTCCGCCAAACCTTTGATATTTCTGTATCTagtttaaaagaatattatataaaactgcAAACGCGTCTGCATCCtgataaatttgtaaaaaaatcttcaagagAACAAAGTTATTCCACTGTTCATTCGGCTGTTATTAACGAGGCTCATAAAGTTTTATCCGACCCTCTTAAACGAGGTATGTATTTACTTGAGTTAAATGGTTACGTGGTAGATGAGCGATCTGTAAATGATAATGATTTTATATCTTCCATATTCGCACTCAATTTCCAGGTAGAAGAGTGCGAAGATGTTGATGAGCTTAAGATTATACTTTCAAACATTGATGCCGATATTAAACATGATATCGAAGACACAAATATTGCTTTCATCAATAACGACTTTGAAAGCGCTAAGAGAGAGCTTATTAAAATGAGATATAGAAGAAATTTAAAGCAGTTGATTgaagataaaataatgaaattgacTTGA